A genomic region of Fodinisporobacter ferrooxydans contains the following coding sequences:
- a CDS encoding ABC transporter permease codes for MTSTTMQKIITIHGLQAESLHMGLNPQQRQRLLAVGSPLALLCIWQLLDVLGWIDSKDFPAPSTILFTMYDHLLSGALWVDIKASLYRISLGFLFGAVPGIIIGLSVGLFPVVRRIVEPLVYSTYSIPKLAILPLLMLIFGLGETEKIILIALGVVYPVLINTSAGVLELDSRYLDVAKNFGASKLDYYRTVAIPGAIPMMFTGLKIGVAEALLLIVAAEMVGAQSGIGYRIWMSYEVYDMPTMFVSFLLMSALGYILSVLVDELETLIVPWKQKS; via the coding sequence ATGACAAGTACAACGATGCAAAAAATTATTACGATCCATGGACTGCAAGCAGAATCTTTGCACATGGGATTGAATCCGCAGCAACGCCAACGGCTGCTTGCCGTCGGTTCCCCTCTCGCATTGTTATGTATCTGGCAACTGCTCGATGTGTTGGGGTGGATTGACAGCAAAGATTTTCCGGCGCCTTCGACGATTTTGTTCACAATGTATGACCATCTGTTGTCAGGGGCGCTCTGGGTCGACATCAAAGCGAGCCTGTATCGGATTTCCCTGGGATTTCTGTTTGGCGCCGTTCCGGGAATCATCATCGGCTTGAGCGTCGGATTGTTTCCCGTTGTCAGGAGAATCGTGGAACCTCTCGTATATTCCACATACTCCATTCCGAAATTGGCGATTTTGCCGTTGTTGATGCTGATTTTTGGGCTGGGTGAGACGGAAAAAATCATTTTGATCGCATTGGGTGTGGTGTATCCGGTTTTGATCAATACGTCCGCCGGCGTGTTGGAACTGGATTCCCGCTATTTGGACGTGGCAAAAAACTTTGGCGCTTCCAAATTGGATTATTATCGGACTGTGGCGATCCCAGGCGCGATACCGATGATGTTTACCGGTTTGAAAATCGGAGTGGCGGAAGCGTTATTGTTGATCGTCGCGGCAGAAATGGTCGGCGCCCAATCAGGAATCGGCTATCGCATCTGGATGTCCTATGAAGTGTATGACATGCCGACGATGTTTGTCTCGTTTCTGCTCATGTCTGCATTAGGCTATATCTTGAGTGTGCTTGTCGATGAACTGGAAACTCTGATCGTTCCATGGAAACAAAAATCGTGA
- a CDS encoding COX15/CtaA family protein has translation MNRLFKGFSIVSTILMFLVMIAGTLVTNTDSAQGCGSDWPLCNGRFVPEYTLQSFVEYTHRLVTGIAGIAVIVFAIWAWRRYRGDRTVAFLALFGCFFIILESLLGAAAVLWPQSPPVLALHFGFSLLAFTGVCLLTVYTLQIDRQSTYQRYQVSGGFRKFLFFVVVYTYATIYSGAFVRHSGASLVNTSVLGSWNISEWFSNRLLLVQMLHRSAAGLLFVFILIIFFYARRTYRFRRPDIVMASTLSVLFVILQIAAGIYAIKSNLHIYSTVLHSTFITLLFATLSYLCMQSIHKGTIRR, from the coding sequence ATGAATCGTTTATTTAAAGGGTTTTCCATTGTATCTACCATACTTATGTTCTTGGTGATGATCGCCGGAACACTTGTCACAAATACAGATTCGGCACAAGGTTGCGGCAGCGATTGGCCGTTATGCAACGGAAGATTTGTACCGGAATACACGTTGCAATCGTTCGTCGAATATACACATCGGCTGGTTACAGGAATTGCGGGCATCGCCGTCATCGTTTTTGCCATTTGGGCTTGGCGGCGATACCGGGGGGATCGAACGGTAGCTTTTCTTGCATTGTTCGGTTGCTTTTTTATCATACTCGAATCCCTGCTCGGTGCTGCTGCTGTGCTGTGGCCGCAAAGCCCGCCTGTTTTGGCGCTGCATTTCGGGTTTTCCCTGCTGGCATTTACAGGCGTGTGCCTGCTTACGGTTTATACGCTGCAAATCGATCGGCAAAGCACCTATCAGCGATACCAGGTGTCCGGCGGGTTTCGCAAGTTTCTTTTCTTTGTCGTCGTTTACACATACGCCACGATTTATTCCGGGGCGTTTGTCCGTCATTCCGGTGCGAGCCTTGTCAATACAAGTGTGCTTGGTTCCTGGAATATCAGTGAATGGTTCAGCAATCGTCTGCTCTTGGTGCAGATGCTGCATCGATCGGCAGCCGGTCTGCTCTTTGTGTTTATCCTGATTATCTTTTTTTATGCACGACGGACGTATCGATTCCGGCGGCCTGACATTGTCATGGCAAGCACGTTGTCAGTGCTATTTGTCATATTGCAAATTGCAGCCGGCATCTATGCGATCAAATCCAATCTGCACATCTATTCGACAGTCCTTCACTCTACATTCATTACACTGCTGTTCGCAACGTTAAGTTACCTTTGTATGCAATCGATACACAAAGGAACGATTCGGCGGTAA
- a CDS encoding dicarboxylate/amino acid:cation symporter, protein MLRKIPLGIQILIAMILGIVVGGASKTFGIHLKILGDAFIHLIQMAILPLVFPLIVLGISQMQSIRRIGRIAGKTILYFEVITTIVLFIGIFLADATQVGSGVNLAGAKGNLLHGIAKGIDFQAFVLNMIPHNLFASLTQGNLLSLVFFALFFGLGMAAVAEKAKPVEQFLESVANIMFQVLDFIIRFAPIGVFGFIAFDIANYGWASIWLLGQFVGIAYLGFLIIVFLLLPLAALVFKVSYIKLLREIWDLILLAFTSRSSEIVLAPLLERLKGYGVDESIGSFVLPVGYSFNLDGATLYESIAVLFLAHAYGIQLTFVHQLEIIGVLMVLTKGLAGVPSAAIVILLSTAKSIGIPLEGVALLLGIDFIIDMGRTAVNVVGNSLAAVIVAKSEKLFQPKASLQ, encoded by the coding sequence ATGCTGAGAAAGATTCCATTAGGCATCCAGATCCTCATTGCCATGATTCTGGGGATTGTGGTAGGGGGAGCAAGCAAAACATTCGGCATTCATTTAAAAATTCTGGGCGATGCATTTATTCATTTGATTCAAATGGCGATACTGCCGCTCGTGTTCCCGCTGATCGTTTTAGGTATCAGTCAGATGCAATCGATTCGCCGGATCGGGCGAATTGCCGGGAAGACGATCCTGTATTTTGAGGTCATTACTACGATTGTTTTATTTATCGGCATTTTTTTAGCAGATGCGACACAGGTAGGTTCCGGTGTAAATCTCGCAGGTGCAAAAGGCAATTTGCTCCATGGGATTGCGAAAGGAATCGATTTTCAGGCATTTGTGCTAAACATGATTCCACATAATCTATTTGCATCGCTTACCCAAGGAAATCTTTTATCACTCGTTTTTTTCGCGTTATTCTTCGGCTTGGGAATGGCTGCTGTGGCTGAAAAAGCAAAACCGGTCGAGCAATTTCTCGAATCTGTTGCGAACATTATGTTTCAAGTCCTAGACTTTATTATACGCTTCGCTCCCATTGGAGTGTTTGGGTTTATCGCATTTGATATCGCCAATTATGGTTGGGCAAGCATCTGGCTGCTCGGTCAGTTTGTTGGCATCGCTTATCTGGGATTTCTCATCATTGTCTTTCTTTTGCTGCCGTTGGCCGCTCTCGTGTTTAAAGTCTCCTATATAAAACTCTTGCGGGAAATTTGGGACCTTATCTTGCTCGCATTTACATCCCGCAGTTCGGAAATCGTATTGGCGCCGCTCCTTGAAAGGCTGAAAGGCTATGGTGTCGATGAATCGATCGGATCCTTCGTACTGCCTGTGGGGTATTCCTTTAATCTCGATGGAGCGACATTATATGAATCGATTGCCGTACTTTTTTTGGCACATGCCTATGGCATCCAGCTCACATTTGTCCATCAATTGGAGATTATCGGCGTTTTAATGGTATTGACTAAAGGATTGGCCGGTGTGCCGTCTGCGGCCATCGTAATCTTGCTTTCGACTGCAAAATCCATCGGAATTCCGTTGGAAGGTGTCGCATTACTGCTCGGAATTGATTTTATTATCGATATGGGGCGAACGGCTGTAAACGTAGTGGGAAATTCATTGGCTGCAGTCATTGTAGCCAAATCAGAAAAGTTGTTCCAGCCGAAAGCTTCCTTGCAATAA
- a CDS encoding XdhC family protein: MYPILQTLKQTDQPAVLATILEVAGSSYRKQGTSMLFLDDGRQVGILSGGCLETDLAARVPRILQEGEPFLWEYDLRHEEDWNWGQGSGCNGRILVIMEVVDPHMREFLTQANSFLEEGIPVVMAKEFTLDRERKGFGMFPLKKELIQKELTGTWHGECSANLQEWIKIQISAEKPMESGFHRLSAGNASIFTQVWQPRPRLIIWGGGNDAKPLVAFAAAAGFQVIVADWRPDFCHAARFPEAEQCLIGFPAQIVNQLACTSRDFVLLMSHHFQKDQEFLRLLLEQPLQYLGILGSRDRIARVFQSQNVPEYVHAPVGLSIGAEGPEEIAVSILAEMIQKKNTNRR, encoded by the coding sequence ATGTATCCGATTTTGCAAACACTAAAACAGACAGATCAACCGGCCGTACTTGCAACGATTCTCGAAGTGGCCGGTTCTTCCTATCGAAAACAAGGCACATCGATGTTGTTTTTGGACGATGGAAGGCAAGTGGGAATTCTCAGCGGAGGTTGTTTGGAAACCGATCTGGCCGCGCGTGTGCCAAGGATTCTGCAAGAAGGGGAACCATTTCTTTGGGAATACGATTTGCGCCATGAAGAAGATTGGAATTGGGGCCAGGGCAGCGGGTGCAATGGCAGAATTCTCGTCATCATGGAAGTCGTCGATCCCCATATGCGTGAATTTCTCACACAGGCAAACAGCTTTCTTGAGGAGGGAATACCGGTTGTGATGGCAAAAGAATTCACGCTGGATCGAGAAAGAAAAGGATTTGGGATGTTTCCGTTGAAAAAGGAACTCATTCAAAAAGAACTCACCGGAACGTGGCATGGGGAATGCTCCGCGAATTTGCAAGAGTGGATAAAGATTCAAATATCAGCCGAAAAACCGATGGAATCCGGTTTTCATCGTTTGTCAGCCGGCAATGCCAGCATTTTTACACAAGTCTGGCAGCCGCGCCCCCGTTTGATCATCTGGGGAGGAGGGAATGACGCAAAGCCATTGGTCGCATTTGCTGCTGCAGCCGGATTTCAGGTGATTGTGGCAGATTGGCGTCCCGATTTTTGTCATGCTGCCCGCTTTCCCGAAGCAGAACAATGTTTGATCGGCTTTCCTGCACAGATTGTCAACCAATTGGCATGTACGTCCCGTGATTTTGTTTTGTTAATGTCCCATCATTTTCAGAAGGATCAGGAATTTTTGCGTTTGCTGCTTGAGCAGCCATTACAGTATTTGGGTATTCTAGGTTCCAGGGATCGGATCGCACGCGTATTCCAATCCCAAAACGTACCCGAATATGTGCACGCTCCCGTAGGCCTGTCGATTGGCGCAGAAGGGCCGGAGGAAATTGCGGTCAGCATTTTGGCTGAAATGATTCAAAAGAAGAATACGAATCGACGATAA
- a CDS encoding xanthine dehydrogenase family protein molybdopterin-binding subunit, protein MYVDVYRAVGMSVPRKDGAEKVTGRAKYTNDFLKPGLLHAKLVTSVYAHATLVSIDTQKARNVPGVRAIVTGEDFPLLTGSPLEDRPPLAVDKVRYHGEPIAIVVADQENIAMQAASLIDVKYAPLPVVNSPRAALSANAPLLHPNLATYHVHSDVYPVANTNIANHTKIRKGNMEEGWKQCDVVIEANLSFPQSDHAAMEPRCVVAEIAPDHTISLISASQSPFIIRSLISHYFQIPIENVNVHTPFVGGAFGGKAPVQLEFLAVLASWAVGGRSVKLANEREQDFITSPVHIGLDADIQLGATKEGKFVAAAIQYRFDGGAYSDRAVIISQAAAVSCTGPYGIDRVHCDSFCVYTNHPYATSFRGFGHPELTFVIERAIDMLAAKLDIDPVELRLKNAIRPGDTSPTQTLLTCSTVGNLEKCLESIKQMMNWEQGRYEKIDDHRVRAKGICSFWKNSSTPTNASAGAVLLFHPNGSVNLVCGAVEIGQGTKTALAQIAAERLGMDVNHIHVVMDVHTDTTAEHWKTVASRSTFLVGRAVLAAAEDAIRQFKYNASFALRSEPADLEVGGNRVFRKDNPADGIDIVEIVHGYTYPNGNTVGHPVIGRGSYVVHHLTTLNKETGKGIPGPEWTVGAQGVEVELDLKNSTYKILKAVSVIDAGNVLNPKLARGQIMGGMSMGLSFAGREAFVYSEEGKILNPQLRTYKVHHYGDHPEYLVDFVETPHLEAPYGLRGIGEHGVIGMPAALANSLSRACGIDLNWLPLTPEAIWRARGGGR, encoded by the coding sequence ATGTACGTGGATGTATATCGGGCTGTCGGTATGAGTGTTCCACGCAAAGATGGGGCGGAGAAGGTCACCGGTCGTGCCAAATACACCAATGATTTTTTAAAACCTGGACTGCTCCATGCAAAACTCGTGACAAGCGTTTATGCACACGCGACTCTCGTCTCGATCGATACACAGAAAGCCAGGAATGTACCGGGCGTGCGGGCCATTGTTACAGGGGAAGATTTTCCGCTGCTGACAGGATCGCCGTTGGAAGATCGACCGCCGCTTGCCGTTGATAAAGTACGCTATCACGGGGAACCGATTGCCATCGTAGTAGCAGATCAGGAAAATATTGCAATGCAGGCAGCCAGCCTGATCGATGTCAAATACGCTCCATTGCCAGTCGTAAACTCGCCTCGAGCCGCCCTTTCCGCCAATGCGCCATTGCTGCACCCGAATCTGGCAACGTATCATGTACATAGTGATGTGTATCCTGTCGCAAACACCAATATTGCGAACCACACCAAAATCCGCAAAGGCAATATGGAGGAGGGATGGAAACAATGTGATGTGGTCATCGAGGCAAATCTGTCTTTTCCGCAATCCGATCATGCCGCCATGGAACCCCGCTGTGTCGTCGCCGAAATCGCGCCAGACCATACCATATCGCTGATATCCGCATCCCAGTCCCCATTTATTATTCGAAGCCTGATCAGTCATTATTTTCAAATTCCCATCGAAAACGTGAATGTGCATACACCGTTTGTCGGCGGCGCTTTCGGCGGAAAAGCCCCTGTACAATTGGAATTTCTCGCCGTACTCGCTTCTTGGGCAGTCGGAGGGCGGTCTGTCAAATTGGCCAATGAACGGGAACAGGATTTTATCACATCACCTGTTCATATCGGACTGGATGCAGATATTCAACTGGGCGCTACAAAAGAAGGAAAATTTGTCGCGGCAGCCATTCAATATCGTTTTGACGGCGGAGCTTACTCGGATCGGGCAGTGATTATCAGCCAGGCGGCAGCTGTCAGCTGTACAGGTCCCTATGGGATTGACCGTGTGCATTGCGACTCGTTTTGCGTCTATACCAATCATCCATACGCCACCTCCTTTCGAGGATTTGGCCATCCGGAATTGACATTTGTGATCGAACGGGCGATCGATATGCTTGCTGCCAAATTAGATATCGATCCAGTGGAACTGCGTCTGAAAAATGCAATTCGACCGGGAGATACCAGTCCAACCCAGACATTGCTTACATGCAGTACTGTTGGAAATTTGGAAAAGTGCCTGGAATCCATCAAACAGATGATGAATTGGGAACAAGGCAGATATGAAAAAATTGATGATCATCGGGTACGCGCCAAAGGAATTTGTTCCTTTTGGAAAAACTCCAGTACGCCCACGAATGCCAGTGCAGGCGCTGTCTTGCTCTTTCATCCCAATGGGAGCGTGAATCTTGTTTGCGGCGCGGTGGAAATCGGCCAGGGGACCAAAACAGCTTTGGCACAGATCGCTGCGGAGCGACTCGGGATGGATGTGAATCACATTCATGTCGTCATGGATGTACACACAGACACAACGGCAGAACATTGGAAAACGGTAGCGAGCCGCAGTACATTTCTTGTCGGCAGAGCTGTGTTGGCAGCCGCTGAAGACGCCATTCGACAATTCAAATACAATGCATCCTTTGCTTTGCGTTCAGAACCCGCAGATTTGGAGGTTGGAGGAAACCGGGTGTTTCGCAAAGACAATCCTGCAGATGGCATCGATATTGTCGAAATCGTTCACGGGTATACGTATCCAAACGGAAACACAGTCGGCCATCCGGTCATCGGCCGCGGCAGTTATGTCGTTCACCATCTGACAACGTTAAATAAGGAGACGGGAAAAGGAATACCAGGCCCGGAGTGGACAGTTGGCGCACAAGGCGTAGAAGTGGAGTTGGATCTCAAGAATAGTACGTATAAAATTTTAAAAGCCGTTTCCGTCATTGATGCAGGAAACGTGCTCAATCCCAAGTTGGCCCGCGGACAGATCATGGGCGGCATGAGTATGGGGTTAAGTTTCGCCGGTCGTGAAGCGTTTGTGTATAGTGAAGAAGGCAAAATTCTCAATCCCCAGTTGCGGACATATAAGGTCCATCACTACGGAGATCACCCGGAATACCTGGTCGATTTTGTAGAAACCCCCCATCTGGAGGCTCCTTATGGCCTGCGGGGAATCGGAGAACATGGCGTGATTGGCATGCCGGCGGCGCTTGCAAACAGTTTATCAAGGGCTTGCGGCATCGATTTGAACTGGTTGCCGTTAACTCCTGAAGCCATTTGGCGGGCAAGAGGAGGCGGCAGATGA
- a CDS encoding ABC transporter permease, with the protein MMEWQANSHIITIEGSHIQDRKAEQREKQRQRVLKIVSPVFLLILWQAADMIQLLNPMFFPAPTTIAASLWHDILTIQVITDIKSSLVRILAGFIAGAVPGVLLGLSIGLFPLVRTLVEPIVATLYPIPKLALMPIVMLLFGLGEKEKVIVILLGVIFPVIINTAAGVMNLDKRYLDVAKNFGASRLDYYRTIALPGSLGMIFTGLRLGIGMAVLLIVAAEMHGANSGIGYRIWTAYDMFDINTMFESFLLLALLGYLLTVAVDEMEQKVIPWRRG; encoded by the coding sequence ATGATGGAATGGCAAGCAAACTCTCACATCATAACAATTGAAGGCTCACACATACAAGATCGAAAAGCGGAACAGCGGGAGAAACAACGACAGCGTGTTTTGAAAATCGTATCTCCTGTATTTTTGTTGATCCTATGGCAGGCTGCGGACATGATACAGCTTTTGAATCCGATGTTTTTTCCTGCCCCGACGACGATTGCCGCTTCCCTGTGGCACGACATTCTGACAATCCAGGTCATTACGGATATAAAAAGCAGTTTGGTACGGATCCTTGCAGGATTTATCGCGGGAGCAGTGCCAGGTGTTCTGCTTGGTTTGAGCATCGGCTTATTTCCTCTCGTTCGTACGCTAGTCGAACCGATTGTGGCGACACTGTATCCCATTCCAAAATTGGCGTTAATGCCGATCGTGATGCTGCTGTTTGGTCTCGGAGAAAAAGAAAAAGTGATTGTGATTCTGTTAGGCGTGATTTTTCCGGTCATCATCAACACGGCAGCAGGTGTGATGAATCTGGATAAACGGTATTTGGATGTAGCGAAAAATTTTGGCGCATCCCGTTTAGACTATTACCGCACCATTGCACTTCCCGGATCCCTCGGCATGATTTTTACGGGACTCAGGCTTGGCATTGGGATGGCCGTGCTATTAATCGTCGCAGCCGAAATGCATGGCGCCAATTCCGGTATCGGCTACCGGATTTGGACCGCTTACGATATGTTTGATATCAATACGATGTTCGAATCCTTTCTGCTCCTTGCGTTGCTGGGCTACCTACTGACGGTGGCCGTGGATGAAATGGAGCAGAAAGTAATACCGTGGCGGCGGGGATAG
- a CDS encoding FAD binding domain-containing protein, which translates to MIPFDFAYFKPNTLSEAVQIYQTFAAQDMQPLYYGGGTECLTRARRNSLTADAVIDLKGIPECNSIDWQNQWLVLGATVSLTKLSSDHSFPLLAETVAQIADRTARNKITLGGNICGKLIYREAVLPFLLTDALVLTMGPKGLQYKSIHEVFQRQMRLETGEFVVQFLLEKTYAMLPYVSIKKRRVGHVGYPLVSIAACKQSDRIHAAFSGVCAFPFRSKEIEDELSQSAVSYDTRIERAVKHLPAPVLKNVEGAADYREFVFKQALRETLERLDGV; encoded by the coding sequence ATGATTCCTTTTGATTTTGCGTATTTTAAACCAAATACCCTATCAGAAGCGGTTCAAATCTACCAAACCTTTGCGGCACAAGACATGCAGCCGCTGTATTATGGGGGAGGAACCGAATGTTTGACCAGAGCGCGGCGCAACTCGCTTACAGCAGATGCAGTCATTGATTTAAAAGGGATTCCGGAATGCAATTCGATTGATTGGCAAAATCAATGGCTGGTGCTTGGGGCGACAGTATCATTGACAAAACTCTCCAGCGACCATTCGTTCCCACTGCTTGCAGAGACGGTTGCACAGATTGCAGACCGGACCGCTCGCAACAAAATAACGCTGGGCGGGAATATTTGCGGCAAATTGATCTATCGGGAAGCGGTATTGCCATTCTTATTGACAGATGCCCTGGTCTTGACGATGGGACCAAAAGGGTTGCAGTATAAATCCATCCATGAAGTGTTTCAGCGGCAAATGCGATTGGAAACAGGGGAATTTGTCGTGCAATTTTTGCTTGAAAAAACCTATGCCATGCTGCCATATGTAAGCATCAAAAAACGCCGCGTCGGCCATGTCGGCTATCCCCTTGTGTCAATCGCCGCATGCAAGCAATCGGATCGCATTCATGCAGCTTTTAGCGGTGTCTGTGCATTCCCTTTCCGCTCCAAAGAAATCGAAGATGAATTAAGCCAATCGGCTGTTTCCTACGATACCCGCATTGAAAGAGCCGTCAAACATTTGCCGGCGCCCGTTCTAAAGAACGTGGAAGGTGCTGCCGATTATCGTGAATTTGTTTTCAAACAAGCGTTGCGTGAGACATTGGAACGACTGGATGGTGTATGA
- a CDS encoding (2Fe-2S)-binding protein yields the protein MWNATKGKVEVELTVNDEQHRIVIRTADTLLYTLRDQLGLTGTKIGCENGDCGACTVLIDGYPIKSCLMLTVEAVGQSITTIEGLKDSPIQQAFLATEAFQCGFCTPGFIMNGQGLLANAPNATDEEIREWLESNICRCTGYEEIEQAIKRVLAENKTLAETRKRDPFPHET from the coding sequence ATGTGGAACGCCACAAAAGGAAAAGTGGAAGTGGAGCTTACCGTCAATGACGAGCAGCATCGGATTGTGATTCGGACGGCAGACACGCTTTTGTATACATTGCGAGACCAACTGGGTCTTACAGGCACGAAGATCGGATGCGAAAATGGCGATTGCGGCGCATGTACAGTCCTGATCGATGGGTACCCGATAAAATCCTGTCTGATGCTGACAGTGGAAGCGGTAGGCCAATCCATAACAACCATTGAAGGGCTGAAAGATTCCCCGATACAGCAGGCATTTCTCGCAACAGAGGCATTTCAGTGCGGATTTTGTACGCCTGGTTTTATCATGAATGGCCAGGGACTGTTGGCAAACGCACCGAACGCTACAGATGAAGAGATCCGTGAATGGCTGGAATCCAACATCTGCAGGTGTACCGGTTATGAAGAAATCGAGCAAGCCATCAAAAGGGTGCTTGCGGAAAATAAAACACTTGCGGAAACCAGAAAAAGGGATCCGTTTCCCCACGAAACGTAA
- a CDS encoding ABC transporter substrate-binding protein: MWNLGTLIKRWIAAIASVGLFASVVLAGCGTATGSSSASGSPSATASQANGSHSLTTVKVAMDNAPAEAGLILGMKLGYFEKEGIKVDYEKFASGTDMLTSLAAGQVDVARTVISAGLFNAAARGVDIRIVADGGQNFPDKPYFALVVAKKLADKVKDFKDLKGLRVGIASKGSINELFLSKALEKAGLTTKDVKEVVVDSFPDLLTGVKTGAIDAAVQIEPLITSGVDQGVYSWWINPKEYAPNEEVSTIAFGKKLVENKDLGNRFMIAYLEGVRAYNDAILYGKNKDKIIQILTKETFVNDPATYKKMNPPMLDPNGTVPKEGVISDQNWYVQQGMVKKKANIDTLVDTSYIDNAIKKIGMYKKP, from the coding sequence ATGTGGAATCTGGGAACATTGATAAAACGCTGGATTGCGGCAATTGCTTCGGTCGGCTTGTTCGCATCCGTTGTTCTTGCCGGGTGCGGCACAGCAACTGGAAGCTCCTCAGCATCCGGCAGTCCTTCCGCAACTGCCAGCCAAGCGAATGGCAGCCATTCGCTTACAACGGTGAAAGTCGCCATGGATAATGCTCCTGCCGAGGCGGGCCTTATTTTGGGGATGAAGCTCGGCTATTTTGAAAAAGAAGGAATCAAAGTCGATTATGAAAAATTTGCATCCGGTACCGATATGCTGACATCCCTGGCTGCCGGGCAGGTGGATGTGGCGCGGACCGTTATCAGCGCAGGCTTGTTTAATGCGGCTGCACGGGGTGTGGACATTCGCATCGTAGCAGATGGCGGCCAGAACTTTCCCGACAAACCGTACTTTGCGCTGGTTGTTGCCAAAAAACTCGCCGACAAAGTCAAAGACTTTAAGGATTTAAAAGGATTGCGGGTCGGGATTGCTTCCAAAGGTTCCATCAATGAGTTGTTTTTAAGCAAAGCATTGGAAAAAGCCGGATTGACGACAAAAGATGTCAAGGAAGTCGTGGTCGACTCCTTTCCGGACTTGCTTACAGGTGTGAAAACAGGAGCGATCGATGCGGCTGTCCAGATTGAACCACTCATTACCAGCGGTGTCGATCAAGGCGTCTATTCCTGGTGGATCAATCCAAAAGAGTATGCGCCAAATGAAGAGGTCTCCACAATCGCTTTCGGCAAGAAACTGGTCGAAAACAAAGATCTCGGCAACCGTTTCATGATCGCGTATCTGGAAGGCGTACGCGCTTACAATGATGCGATTCTTTACGGGAAAAACAAAGATAAGATCATTCAAATTCTCACAAAAGAAACATTTGTAAACGACCCCGCCACCTACAAGAAAATGAATCCCCCCATGTTGGATCCGAACGGCACGGTACCGAAAGAAGGAGTCATCAGCGACCAAAACTGGTATGTGCAACAAGGCATGGTGAAGAAAAAGGCGAACATCGATACGTTAGTGGATACATCCTATATCGACAACGCGATTAAAAAAATAGGAATGTACAAAAAGCCATAG
- a CDS encoding aromatic acid exporter family protein, with translation MVKIGYRTVKTAIGVFVSIFLAQWLGLTFPTAAGILTILSIQITRKRSLKNAYARFLACLLGLVFGFLFFKLFGYHPWSLLLLTLCFVPFLVKCRVQEGFVSAFVIVLHLYTVKTFTLAFLVNEVSIMGIGIGTGLLMNLYMPNIERDLQTYQQKIEENFRTIMKELAVYLKNHESMWDGKEMLETSDLINQAKSLAIRNVENHLLRNTDRYYHYFQMREEQFKLLERVVPLISTLSYSVPQGEKIADFLEHLSENIHPGNTAHIFLDQLRKITEEIKKTELPKTREEFEIRATLFDFLREMERYLLIKHKFRP, from the coding sequence ATTGTGAAAATAGGCTATCGAACAGTAAAAACGGCGATTGGAGTGTTTGTTTCTATTTTTCTTGCCCAATGGCTGGGGCTTACATTTCCGACAGCGGCCGGCATTTTGACGATTCTTTCGATTCAGATTACGAGAAAACGATCCTTGAAAAACGCATATGCAAGATTTTTGGCCTGTTTGCTGGGACTTGTGTTTGGATTTCTGTTTTTTAAACTTTTCGGGTACCATCCTTGGAGCTTGCTTCTTTTGACGCTATGCTTCGTGCCGTTTTTGGTCAAATGCCGGGTGCAAGAAGGATTTGTCAGCGCCTTTGTGATCGTGCTCCATCTGTACACGGTAAAAACATTTACGCTTGCTTTTCTCGTCAATGAGGTATCGATTATGGGAATCGGAATCGGGACCGGACTGCTTATGAATTTATATATGCCGAATATCGAACGAGATCTGCAAACGTATCAGCAAAAGATTGAGGAAAATTTTCGTACGATCATGAAAGAGTTGGCAGTTTATTTGAAAAATCATGAAAGCATGTGGGATGGAAAAGAAATGCTGGAAACGTCTGATCTTATCAATCAGGCGAAAAGTCTGGCGATTCGCAATGTGGAAAACCATCTGCTTCGGAATACCGACCGGTATTATCACTATTTTCAAATGCGGGAAGAGCAATTTAAGCTATTGGAGCGTGTCGTTCCATTGATTTCGACGTTATCCTACTCGGTGCCGCAGGGGGAAAAAATCGCCGATTTTCTGGAACATTTAAGCGAAAATATTCATCCGGGCAATACCGCACATATTTTTTTGGACCAACTTCGGAAAATCACAGAGGAAATCAAAAAAACGGAATTGCCGAAGACGCGGGAAGAGTTTGAAATCCGTGCGACACTCTTTGATTTTTTGCGGGAAATGGAACGGTATTTGCTGATCAAACATAAATTCAGGCCATAA